CCGTCCCCTCGATTCCCGCCGCCTGCGCCAACGAGGGATAGGTGGGCAGATAGAGCCGCCGAACCAGGGGTGGGTGACTGTACGTAGCGGCGCTCTCCGGCTCGGATTCGCACCCCCCGTCGCACGGACAGGCCACCCCCGCCCAGCGCAGGGAATCCGCCGCGCTCGTATCGCAGGAGACGGCCGCGCCGCCGATCGACTCTCCATCCCGCCGCGAAGAGAACCGCCACCCCGGGCAGGCCATTCCGTACCCCATGCCGGCGGGGATGCGGAAAAAGACGGAGTCCTCGCCGACGTAGAGCGACTCGAGGGCGCAGGCGTTTTCGGGAAAGGGGTGGGGCGGGATCAGATCCTGATAAAGACGGACCAAGGAATCCGGCTCGGCGCCGGAGTCGTCCCGTTCGATGACGAAGGCGACGGTCTCGAGCGCGGGGTTCTGGTTTTCCCCGACGAACACAGAGCAGTAGATGCGCTCCGGCAGGGGCGCGCTGTTTTCCTGGGGGCCGTTCGTGTCGTCGGCGCATCGGAGAGCGGCGGCGGCGGGGACAAAGAAGGCGAGCACGGCAATGAATCGGCGAATTCGCACGACGCACCCCCTTTCGCGAAGTACATGAAATCAATATAAATGAGCCGAAGGATTGTGGTCAACATGGAAAAGAATGTTGCGTGAAGGTGTTGGGGGCGAACCGTTGCGAAAGGCGGCGTGTTCAAAGGGCGCCCGGACGGCCTTCTCGCGTCCCGATGTTCGCGCGCCGGACCCTCCCGACCCCATCCGCCGCCCCCCTCTTTTCTCCCCTTTCCGGCCCGTGCTATACTCGCCGGATCATGAAATACGATTTTCGATCCATCGAGAAAAAGTGGCAGGCGTACTGGGAAGAGCGGGGCGTTTTCCGCACTCTCGGTCCGGGCGACCCCGGCTTCGACGGTTCGAAGCCGAAGTTCTACGTGCTGGATATGTTCCCCTACCCGTCCGGCGCGGGGTTGCACGTCGGCCATCCACTCGGCTACATCGGCACGGACATCGTCGCCCGGCACAAGAGGATGACCGGCCACAACGTGTTGCACCCCATGGGGTTCGACGCCTTCGGTCTCCCGGCGGAGCAGTACGCCATCGAGCACGGCGTCCACCCGCGGATCACCACCGAGAGAAACATCGCCAATATGAGGCGGCAGCTCCGCGATCTGGGTCTTTCCTATGACTGGGACCGTGAGCTGGCGACCATCCAGGAGGGCTACTACCGCTGGACGCAGTGGATCTTCCTTCGCCTTTTCGACAGCTGGTTTGATCCGGCGCGGAACAAGGCGCGGCCGATCGCCGAGCTGGAGGACGCCCTCGACAAGGGGGCGCTTCGTGTCGGGCCGGAGAACGAGACGATTCCCCCCGGCGCCGAGGGGTTCGACGGGGCGCGCCCCTGGTCCGATCTGGACGAAGCGGAGAGGCGCGCCTCCCTGGACGCGCACCGCCTCGCTTACATCGCCGAGGTCCCGGTCAACTGGTGCCCCGACTTGGGGACGGTGCTCGCCAACGAGGAGGTGACCGCCGACGGCCGGAGCGAGCGGGGGAACTTCCCGGTCTACAAGCGTCCCCTGAGGCAGTGGATGCTCCGCATCACCGCCTACGCCGAACGTCTTCTCGATGGGCTCGGCGACGTGGAGTGGCCCGAATCGATCAAGATGATGCAGAGGAACTGGATCGGCCGGAGCGAGGGAGCGATGGTCGAGTTCCCCGTCGAGGGGACGGAGGCGTCGATCCCCGTTTTCACCACCCGGCCGGACACGCTCTTCGGCGCCACTTACATGGTGCTCGCGCCGGAGCACGAGCTGGTCGACCGGATCACCGCCGGCGATCAAAAGGACGCGGTGGATGTTTATCGCCGCGAGGCGGCTTCCAAGAGCGACGTGGATCGCCAGGTGGAGGCGAAGACCAAGTCGGGCGTGCCGACCGGCGCCTTCGCCGTCAATCCGACGACGGGCGAAAGGATCCCGATCTGGATCGCCGACTACGTGCTGATGGGATACGGCACCGGCGCGATCATGGCCGTGCCCGCCCACGACCAGCGCGACTTCGAGTTCGCCAAGCAGTTCGGCCTGCCGATCCGCCCGGTGGTGACGCCCTCGCCGGAGTGGCTCGACGGGCGCGGGGTGACCCTGGACGCCTACCTTCGCGCCCCGGAGGCGCTCGACGACGTCTTCGCCGGTGAAGGGGCGTCGATCCATTCGGCGAATGACGAGGTTTCCCTGAACGGTCTCGACACGCCGGAGGCGAAGGGGAAGATCACGGATTGGCTGGAACGCCGCGGGATCGGCCGCGCCGAGGTGCAGTACAAACTCCGCGACTGGCTCTTCAGCCGGCAGCGCTACTGGGGGGAACCCTTCCCGGTGTTGCACGGTCCGGACGGTCGCGTGCGGGCGGTGGACGACGAGGATCTCCCCGTGGTTCTCCCGGAGATGGAGGACTTCCGGCCGCCCACCGGCGACGACCCGGGCGTTCCCCCGCGCCCCTCTCTCTCCCGCGCCCCGGAAGAGTGGCGACTCGTCGAGATCGACGGCGAAACGTGGGAGCGGGAGCTGAACACCATGCCCCAGTGGGCCGGCTCCTGCTGGTACTACCTTCGCTTCATCGACCCGAAGAACGACGCGCGCCCCGTCGATCCGGAGAAGGAGCGTTATTGGATGGCGCCCGGCGGAGTCGATCTCTATCTCGGCGGCGTGGAGCACGCCGTGCTCCATCTGCTCTACGCCCGTTTCTGGCACAAGCTGCTCTACGACCTCGGCCATGTCTCCACCGACGAACCCTTCGGCCGCCTCTTCAACCAGGGCTACATCATGGCTTACGCCTACCAGGACGAGCGCGGCATATACGTGAACGCCGAGGAGGTGAAGGAGCGGGGCGGCGCGTGGACCTACGAGGGCCGTCCGGCCACCCGTAGCTACGGCAAGATGGGAAAGTCGCTCAAGAACGCGGTGACGCCGGACGAGATGGTCGAGGAATTCGGCTGCGACAGCCTGCGCCTCTACGAGATGTACATGGGGCCGCTCGAGGTCTCCAAGCCGTGGAGCACCCAGGAGGTGGTGGGCGTGCACCGTTTCCTGCAGCGGGTTTGGCGGAACTTCGTGGACGACCGGAGCGGCGGGCTTCTGGTGAGCGACGACGAGCCGGACGAGAAGACCCTCCGCCTGCTGCACAAGACGATTCACCGCGTCTCCCACGACATGGAGGGACTGCG
This window of the Candidatus Eisenbacteria bacterium genome carries:
- a CDS encoding energy transducer TonB, which codes for MRIRRFIAVLAFFVPAAAALRCADDTNGPQENSAPLPERIYCSVFVGENQNPALETVAFVIERDDSGAEPDSLVRLYQDLIPPHPFPENACALESLYVGEDSVFFRIPAGMGYGMACPGWRFSSRRDGESIGGAAVSCDTSAADSLRWAGVACPCDGGCESEPESAATYSHPPLVRRLYLPTYPSLAQAAGIEGTVVAEVFIDRCGEIVHAEIAQTPSEIFEQSVLAALQLAAFHPARAGTLFVRSRVLIPFKFCINDAKGKGEADIDERAGQILQISAISATLP
- a CDS encoding leucine--tRNA ligase, giving the protein MKYDFRSIEKKWQAYWEERGVFRTLGPGDPGFDGSKPKFYVLDMFPYPSGAGLHVGHPLGYIGTDIVARHKRMTGHNVLHPMGFDAFGLPAEQYAIEHGVHPRITTERNIANMRRQLRDLGLSYDWDRELATIQEGYYRWTQWIFLRLFDSWFDPARNKARPIAELEDALDKGALRVGPENETIPPGAEGFDGARPWSDLDEAERRASLDAHRLAYIAEVPVNWCPDLGTVLANEEVTADGRSERGNFPVYKRPLRQWMLRITAYAERLLDGLGDVEWPESIKMMQRNWIGRSEGAMVEFPVEGTEASIPVFTTRPDTLFGATYMVLAPEHELVDRITAGDQKDAVDVYRREAASKSDVDRQVEAKTKSGVPTGAFAVNPTTGERIPIWIADYVLMGYGTGAIMAVPAHDQRDFEFAKQFGLPIRPVVTPSPEWLDGRGVTLDAYLRAPEALDDVFAGEGASIHSANDEVSLNGLDTPEAKGKITDWLERRGIGRAEVQYKLRDWLFSRQRYWGEPFPVLHGPDGRVRAVDDEDLPVVLPEMEDFRPPTGDDPGVPPRPSLSRAPEEWRLVEIDGETWERELNTMPQWAGSCWYYLRFIDPKNDARPVDPEKERYWMAPGGVDLYLGGVEHAVLHLLYARFWHKLLYDLGHVSTDEPFGRLFNQGYIMAYAYQDERGIYVNAEEVKERGGAWTYEGRPATRSYGKMGKSLKNAVTPDEMVEEFGCDSLRLYEMYMGPLEVSKPWSTQEVVGVHRFLQRVWRNFVDDRSGGLLVSDDEPDEKTLRLLHKTIHRVSHDMEGLRFNTAIAALIELNNAMVPRETIPRVVADPFLRMLSPLAPHICEELWEMLGREESISRASWPACDESYLVEDEIEIAVQVMGKLRGQIRVSPDADEETVRALALAEERVARHVEGKTIRKVIYVKGRLINIVAN